Below is a window of Bacillota bacterium DNA.
ACCCTGCCGGCGAGTACCACCGCGTCGAGGCTCATATGCTCGCCCCCCCGTGAAGCGACCGGACGACCATCGTATGTTCTATGCCGCGCTCGCCCTCGAATCCCGAGAGCATCTCGGCAGCGTGCTCCCTGTCCCTGGTAATGGCAACAACCGTGGGCCCGCTCCCCGAAACGATAGCGCATAGCGGCGAAAACCTCTTCAGCCTGTCGATGATGCTCCCGACCTCAGGCACCAGCCGTTCGACCGGCCCCTGCAGGGCATTGCCCATTCCGAAGGCCATCCTCTCCACGTCCTGGCTTATGATACCGTCGAGCACCAGCCGCTCGTCGCCGCCGTCACTGCCGCCGCCGTTGTCGAACTCCGCGTACGCCTCGGCGGCAAGGAGGGACGGCGCCGGCTTGACGAGCGTCATCCAGAACGGCGGCGCGGGTGTGATCACGCGGACCTTCTCGCCCCTTCCGTGCACGAATGCCGTCTGGGGCGAAAGCGCGAATGGGACATCCGAGCCGATCTCGGCCCCTACCTGGAGCATTTCCTCCGTCGTAATGTCGAGGCCCCACAACCTCGCGAGGCCGGTGATGCACGCCGCCGCGTCCGAGCTACCCCCGCCGAGTCCCGCGGCCACGGGGATGCGCTTCCTGATGAAGATGTCCGCGCCCCTGTCCGGGGCGAACCGTTGCTTGAGGAGTTCCGCCGCCCTTGCGGCGATGTTGTAGGAACCGTTCTTGGGGTTCTGGGGGATGTCGGGGTTGTCGCAGGTGACGGTGATCAGACCGTCCAGGCGGTCTGTGAGGACGACATCGTCGCAGAGGTCGATCTTTTGCATGATGCTTCGAACCTCGTGGTAGCCGTCACCTCTCAGGGAGAGAATCCTGAGAGTCAAATTGATTTTAGCGTGCCCCTTGACGGTTATCTGATCCACTGCGGCACCCCTGGGGGACTATTCCACGCGGCCCCACCAACACCTCCCTATACCTGCTCAGGCACGGTTCCGGTGGGCAGGGCCTGGCCCTCTACTCCCTGAATGGATATCGCTTCAGCGCGCAAGTCTTCGAGGGCGCCCAGTACAACATTGTACTTCTCGTAGAAGACCGCGACAAGATCCCCCGGGCGGGCCATTCTGATCGCGTGCCGTACCGCCTCCCCCTCGTCCAGGACGATTTCCACATCATCGAGGTTCCGCCCTGCTTCGACGATACCCCTCCCGAGGAGCGACGCGATCTCCCCGGGCTTCCGGCCCCGCAGGTCGGAGTCCTCTTTCAGGACGATGAAATCGAATCCCCTCGCGGCCACCCGGCCGAGGTTGATTACGGCCTCATCCCGCCTGTCGCCGGGCGAAGTCACCACGCCGATCAATCTGCCCCGCTGCCTTATCGCCTTCAGGGTCTCGATCGTCCGCTGAAGCGCCGCCGCGTTGTGGCCGTAATCGACCAGCACCCTGACGTCGCCGACGCTGAAGAAGTCGAGGCGCCCCGGGTTCTCGGAGTCGCTCCCGAAGTACTTGAGGGCATCGCGTATGGTTGCGAGGGGGACCCCCAGCGCCACACAGGCGGCGGTCGCGGCCAGGGTGTTCTCTATGTTGTGCCTGGCTCTACCGCGGAGACACACGGGCACGCACCGTGCCTGGACGACCTTCCGCTCCGAATCGCCGGTGACTACGCATATCATCCCGCGTTTCAGTATTACCGCGCTTCCCCCGGCGGACAGGTGCCTCTTTACAAGCAGGTTGTCGTTGGAGAGGGTGAAAAATATGATCCTCCGCCTGCAGCGCTCGATCATGTTCAGCACGACGGGATCGTCCGCGTTCAGCACGGCGAAGCCATCCGGCTTCACCGCGTCCAGCACCACCGACTTCACGCGGCTCAGATCCTCAAGGTTGTCGATCCCGCCCTGTCCAAGGTGATCGTCCGTGACGTTGGTCACTACGGCCACGTCGCACTGGTCGAAGCCGAGCCCCCACTTCAGGATCCCACCCCGCGCGGTCTCGAACACGGCCGCCTCGACGCGCGGGTCCATCAGCACTGCCCGCGCGCTCCGCGGTCCGGCCGTATCGCCTCCCAGGACCTTATACCCGGCGATGAACACGCCGTCCGTCGTCGTCATGCCGGTGACCAGGCCGTGCTGCGTCAGGACGTGCGATATCATCCGCGTCACCGTGGTCTTACCGTTCGTGCCGGTGACTGCCGCCAGCGGGATGCGGGACCTGCTGCCGGGCGGGAAGAGGTGGCGCACGATCGCCTCGCCGGCGTCACGCGCGCGCCCATGCGAGGGGTAGTGGTGCATCCGGATACCGGGCCCCGCGTTGACCTCGATGACCGCCCCGTTTTCGTGGCCCAGGGGCTCGTAGATCGAGTTCATGACCACGTCGATGCCGGCCACGTCCAGGCCGATTATGGCGGCCGCGCGGGCGACGGTCCTCGCGGTGTCGGGGTGGACCTCGTCGGTGACGTCGATGGCTATCCCGCCCGTGCTGAGATTGGAGTTGTCGCGGAGGTATACTATCTCCCCCGGCTCGGGGACGTGCTCGAGGCTCAGCCCCCGGCGGGCCAGCGTGTTCACCACTATGCGATCGACCCTGATCTTGGTCAGGGGTTTCTCGTGTGACTCGCCCCTGCGGGGGTCGGAGTTGGCGATCTCGACGAGCCGGCGGACACTGTGAATCCCGTCCCCCACGACGTGCGCGGGTATCCTCTCCGACGCGGCGACCACCCTGCCGCCCACCACGAGAACACGGTAGTGCCGCCCCGTCACGAACTTCTCGATCAGCACCCTCTTGCTGTACTTCTTCGCAAACCGGTACGCGTCGAGCAGCTCGCGCTCGCTCGTAAGATTCAGCGATACCCCCTTGCCCTGATTGCCGTCGACCGGTTTGACGACGACCGGGTAGCCGAGATCGGACGCAAGCCTTCGCGCCTCCGCCTCGGTGACCGCCACATCCCCCGCAGGCACCGGAATTCCGCTGGAACGGAGGATGCTGTTGGCGAGGTTCTTGTCCTTGGCAACGTCCACGGCGACGCAGGACGTGAGGTCCGTGACGGTGGCCTCGACGCGCCTCTGGTGCACTCCGTAGCCGAGCTGCACCAGGCTGGAGTTGTCGAGCCTCATGACGGGGATGCCGCTGCGCCTGGCGGCGTCGGCTATCGCGCGGGTGCTCGGCCCGAGACCCCCCGAGAGTATGAGGCGCCTTATCCTTTCGACCGTCCGTGACGCGTCGCAAGGGGCGCCGGACGCCACGCACTGTACCAGCCTGACAGCAGCCCGCCCCGCCTGGATTGCGGCGCCGGCCTCGCTTGACTCGAACACTATCCTGTAGACGCCCTTGCGAGAGGTCGCCCGGGTTTTCCCGTAGAACACGGACGCACCCGCAAGCGCTTGAAGTTCGAGGGCCACATGCTCGATCACGTGGCCCAGTAAAGTGCCCTCTCTAAGCCTCTCGACGAAACCGCCCGGGCGTCCCACCGAACAGTAGTGCTCCGCAAGGCCTGGGACCAGTCTGAGGATCCTGGCGGTGAACTCCAGAATCTCGCTCGTCAGAACGTCGTCGAACTTCCCGAGGTCTATCAGCATCTCGACCACGGGGCTCCTGCTGTGGACGTTGGGCCCTTCCACGACCCTGATGTCCACCAACCTCATCGACAATCCCCCACAATCGAAGACTAGGCTGTGCAAACCCGGCCGTCCGTATTCATCGAACGCCCCCGTCACTGGAAGGCGTTTCCTCGACCTCGCGGGGGAAAAGCGGCTCGCGACGCGAAAGGTCGAATCCGTATCCGGGCGCCAGGGTGTGTACCACGGCGCCCAGCACTGCCACCGGTTTATACAGGTCTTGCTCGGACACACTGGAGTGGGCCAGGCGCTTCCCGTCGATTACGGTTACGGTGCCTGACCCGGCAACCCTGAACCTGGCTTCGGGGTCGACGATGATAGCCGTGTCCTCGTCTATCCCGACGCCAAGTATGTACGGGTTCTGCGCCACCGCGAGCATGAGCCTGCCTGTGCGGCCGCGCTGGGCGAAATGCTGGTCCACGACAACCTCTTCCAGGAGGCCCATGCCCGGGGCCATGCGTACGGCGAAGTTCAGTGGGGTTTCATCGCCCTCGCCCTCGATTATCATGGTGTCACTCATGGCGGACGCGCCAGCGCTCGTCCCCGCTATGACTACGCCCTGCTCGTACGCGCGCTGCAATGCTTCATACACTCGGGTCCCGCCGAGAAGGCTCGTTATCCGCAGCTGGTCGCCCCCGGTAAAAAACACGCCCGTCGATTCCGCCAGCGTGGCGGCGTTCCCCGGCCTCGCCGCATCGCTCCGCGTCTCTACGTGCAGGACTTCGACTGACTTTACCCCCAGCCTGAGGAATATCTCCCGATACTCCCGGCCGGTGGCCTCCTGATCCACGGACGCGACAGTCATGATCGCCATCCTTGCCTCGTTTCCTCCCGCCAGCCGCACCACGAGACGCAGTATCTCCATATCGTCGTCCTTGTCCTCCGCACCACCGATGATCACCAGATTCCCCCGGACCTTACGACCCATAACTCCCTCCACATATCGGCCTTCAATGAGTGTCCCCGACGTGCGGAAAAGCAAACTGGAAGCGACAGCCCGCTTCCAGCCACGTGTGGCGTGAGGTCCGCGATATGCCTGGCTAAATCACGATGTCGAGCAGCTCCATGACGTTCGTTATGCGGCTGCAGATCGTCGCGCGGTCTGAACCGGCCCCCAGGAGGCCCACCGCCGCGCCGTCCTCGGTGACTACCAGCGAGCCGCTGTCGCCGGGTTGCCCCATGGCCGAGGTGACTATCTGATCCACGAAGTAAGCCTCGCCAACCTCTCCAAGGGAGATTTTGAGCGTCGTACTTATGACCTTGACGACCCCCGTGGTCAATCCGGTGGTCCGGCCGCTTTTCTTCACCTTCATGCCGATCTCGACGTCACGATATGCGCTGACCGCCCCCACTTCCATTATGTCCGCCTTGATCATGTCCTCGGAGACCGGGCGGGCAACTGCCGCGTCAACAAGGTTCTCCCTGCTGGACTTCCGGACGAATTGCATCTCGTACGACGGTTGGACCGCGCGAAGCATCATGTTTGCGACACCCTCCGCCGCCAGCGCCAGAGGGCACGTTGCCCTGCTCGAGACCCTGCATATCGGCACGAATCTCTCGAGGTAAGCGACTACATCCTCTGCCTGGCCGCCGTCATACCGCCCGGGCTGGAGTATGGGGTCTCCAACGCGCGCGCGACCGTCCCTGCCGTCCGTGATGTTGGCCAGCACGTGGTTGTTTGACAGGATGAGGGGCTTTCCCGTCTTTCTATCCCTGACGACGGCTCCGAACGTGCCCGCCGTTACCTTAGGGTGGCCGATGCTGCTGCCCGGCACGGCCGGCCGCACCTTCTCGGTCCGGTCGAGCAGCATTATCTCACCTACCTCAATGACGTCCGTCGCCACCCTGTTGATCTGCTTCGGGATGCAGTGAGCCACCGGTACATTCGAACTGGGGAGTTTCTTCTTGACCAGGACCGTGACAGAGGTCTCTCCGGTGGAGTTCCCGCGGACTTCCTTGTTGCCGATTCCCACGCCGACCACGTTGTCCAGATGGAGGAGACCGTATTTGCGGCTTTTCAGTACGCTCATCAGCCTCTGCACCCGCCTTCTCCTCCCTTCCCCTACTTCTCCGGTAACATGTTATGCAAACCGGAGTGCCGTTGCGCCGCAAGGAGCGGGAAAAAGAAAAGCCCCCTCGCTGTGCGAGAGGGGCGCGGGTTTGGAGCCTTATGCCGTCTTGCTCAGGGCAGAAACGCTGAACTCGTTATTCTCGCCTTCAACCTGAATCCTGACCGTCCTCGTGAGGACGTCCGAATACGTATACGACACTCGCCTCGGGACGGGTGAAGCGTTAACCTTAACGACGAATATGTTCGGGTACGTGCGCTCCAGGATCCCCTCATCCATCTGGACCCTGCGGCGGCTCTTCATCGTCTTCACAGTGATGCGCTTGCCTACGTGGCCCTCGAGCCCACTGCGTATGTCGCCCAGCACACCCTTTGAAGCCATACGCTCACGCCCTTTCAGGGGACAAAAAAGACGCCCCCCTTATGTCAACTATTATACCACGCCGGGGGACTTTTGGCAATTGGCTGAATTTTGACTTACTTGCTGTACTTGTCCGCTACCTTCGAGGCCCCGTACGAGTTCGGCTTGATCTTGGCGTCGAAACCGCTTCCCGCGACCATGCCGACGATCTCGCGGATCAGGTCCTTGGTCTCGCCGTTCTTGCCTATGTCGAGGTGAATCTCGATATTCAGGTTGGAGTGGCCGTTCTGCGCCATCTTCTCGTACAGCCGGCTCGCCACGCCCAGGCTGAGTGCGGCCTCGTAGAATATGCGCTGCCTGAGCGATGCCATCTTCCGGTCCTTGGACCGGTGGTAGTAGTAACGGCCGCCCTTGCCGATGCGGTGGATTATTACCGCAGTGACGAAACACACCTCGTCGCGGCTGTGGGAGTCGGTCCCGATTATCAGCTTGTAGTTGTCCTTCGGCGACTCGGACACGTAGCCGACGATGTCCTTGAACATCGCGTCGAAACTCATGCTCCCCTTGGTAGGACTGACGAACATCATCGAGACCTCACCCCCTTTTGACCACATCTGACCTTAAACAAGTCTAGCACTGTGTTTTTCCTTTTGCAAACTCCGCGCCCAGCGCCCGTGCGAGTTCGGCGAACTCCGGAATCGAGAGCGTCTCCGCCCTGCGCGCCGGTTCGATCCCCGCGCTCTCCAGTGCCCCCCGCACGGAATCGCGCCCGAACAGGCCGCGCAGCGCCGCGGCAAGCGTCTTACGACGCTGGCCGAACGACGCTCTGACCACCTTGAAGAAAAATGCCTGGTCGGCCACGCCGGCGGGCGGTTCCTCGCGCACGTCCATGACCACTATGGCCGAGTCGACCTCAGGGGCGGGCATGAACGCGGCCCGCGGGACGCTCGAGTACACGCGGGGCGTCGTCCAGTACTGGCAGGCCACCGAGAACGCGCCGTACGCTTCGTCGCCGGGCCCTGCGACGATCCGCCTCGCGACTTCCTTCTGGACCATGAACACGAGGCGGTTGACCGGCGCCCCGGAGAACAGGACGTTCACGATTATCGGGGACGTGGCATAGTAGGGCAGGTTTGAGACGACCTTCCACGGGCGGGCCGCGCCCCCGCCTGCGGCGGCAGTCGTGGCCGGTTCAACTCGTTCCATGGCCGCCTTGAGGTCGATCTTCGCGGCGTCGGCGCGGAACACGGTCACGTTGCCGAAGTGTGCCGTGTGCGCCTCGGCCACGGGTATGAGGCTCCTGTCCAGCTCGATGGCGACGACGCGGCGGCACAGTGGGGCGAGCGCCACAGTGAGGGTCCCTATCCCGGGTCCGAACTCGACGACACAGTCGGACTCGCGAGGGTCGACGGCCGAGATGACCTTTGCGAGGATGTTCTCGTCCACCAGGAAGTTCTGACCGAGAGAACGCTTGAGCGAGAGACCGTGTCGCCTTAGCACCTCCGCGACGACCGACGGTGACGTGAGCTTCACCGGGCTTCCGCCGGCGGATGGCCCACCGGAAAGCAAAACGGGCGGTGGATTAACCCCCCCGCCCGTGCCGGTCGCCGGAGACGAGTTCACACTGCGGTCCTCAGAGGACGTAGACCTTGGTTCTTTTCCTGCCCCAGCGCAGGGCTTCCATCTTCGATTCGAAGCAGACATCGATCCTCGAACCCTTGATTGCCCCTCCCACGTCGCCCGCCACGGCGAACCCGTAGCCGTCGACGTAAAGCCTCGACCCGAGCGGTATCACGCGGGGGTCGACCGCCACTATCCCGAAGCCGGCGCGCAGGCCGGTGGACGTGTACCCGTCCGCCGAGGCGCCGGTGCTCTCGGGGCCCGGTGTGTACGCGGTCGCCACGACCTCGAGCGCCTTCTTGAACCTTATGCTGTGGCCACCGCGCGAGACTACGCCGCTCGACCCCATGGCGATCACCTGGGGGACCGGTCGCTGGACCATCTTCTCGCTGATCGTGGCCGTACTTACCACCTTGCCGCCCCGCTTCAGGAGCCGCACGACTACCTCCTTCAGGCCGTTGCGGCCCTGCTGAACCACTTTCGATATGCCTATTTCGAGGCTCGAGTCCTCGTGGCGCTCCGTCTGGAACGGTATCGCTACTTTCTTCGTCACGATCTCCTCGGTCAGACGCGTCACGGATATCGTCATCCCGGAGACCACTTCGGTGTCGGGCGGCGGGTTCACGAGATCCCCGAGGGACAACTCAACACCGGATTCCGCGAGGGCATCCCTCACCAGCGTCCCCGCCACGCGCACGTCAACAGAATTCCCGTCGACCATCACCTTCACCGGTAACGAACGGTTCACGATGATGACCGAGCCTGGCCTCGCCAGGGACGAGAGGTCGGGCGACACCACATCGCCCGGCTCGAGCCGGACACCAGCATCCGAAAGTATCCCGGCGACCGGCACTCCGCGCCGGTTGACCTGCACAGCGCGCCCGTCGGCCACAACGGTCACGGAAGCGCCTGCGTTCAGCGAATTCAGCGCGACACCCGAAATGAGCGCTACAACGGCGGCGGCCGCTATCGCGGCGCCGATTCTCTTGTCAGCCATGTTTTTAACCAGCGTCCTCACCCTGATACCAGCCTTAGACAGATTAGCACCCCCCAGGTATGGGATGAGAGAATTCGACAGGCCGGCTTCACCTTCCTTCACAGGCACCTGCTGAGGAAAGATGCAGCTTTTGCCAGCTATTATACCCAGCAGTCGCCGGCCTATTCACGACGGGGGGATGCCGAACACCCTTCGCGTATTCGATGAGGTGAGTTCCGCGATTCTATTGAACGGAATGCCCCTGAGTCTCCCGAGTTCCTCGGCCACCTTGACCACGAACGAAGGCTCGTTCCTCTTCCCCCTGAACGCCTGGGGCGTCAGGTAGGGGCAGTCCGTCTCAACCATGATCGTGTCCTTCGGGGCCAGCCTCGCCACCTCGCCGAGCCGTCTTGCGTTAGGATACGTAACAGGTCCGGCGAATGATACCAGGAACCCCATCTTCAGGCACTCTCTCGCCATAGGCCAGTCTCCGGAGAAGCAGTGCATCACGCCACCCACCCTGGCCGCGCCCTCCTCCTTCAGGATGGCCACCACTTCGTCGTGCGCGTCGCGGTCGTGGACGATGATTGGTTTTCCCAAATCTATCGCGAGCCGGAGAAATACGCGGAACACCTCGCGCTGTACCGGCCGTGGCGACAGGTCCCTGTAGAAGTCGAGGCCGATTTCCCCCACTGCGACCGCCTTCGGGTCCGAGAGCATCGAGCGGTATCTTGCCAGGTCGGCCGGGACGAACTCCTTCGCATCGTGCGGGTGTACCCCCGCCGCGAAGTAGACGCCCGGGTACCGCCCCGCCAGGTCCATGGCGCGCTGGGACGAGGCCCTGTTGAACCCGACGTTCACTATGATGGCCACACCCGCGGCAGCCGCGCGTTCCACGACCTCATCCCTGTCACGGTCGAAGTCGGGCATATCGAGATGAGCGTGCGAGTCTATGAGCACTGGTACACCACCGGCCCCTCTCCTGTCAGGATATCCTGCTACCGGGCGGAATGTCTGAGTCGGTCGTAAGCAGCACGAGGTCCTCGTCGCTGGAGGCCGCCAGGAGCATCCCCTTCGACTCGATACCCCTTATCCTGGCCGGTTTCAGGTTCGCCAGTACAATTATTTGTTTGCCTATCAGGTCTTCGGGCCGGTACTGGGCGGCTATGCCGGATACTATTTCCCGCGTGGCATCGCCCAGGTCTATCGAGAGCCTCAGGAGCTTGTCGGCTCCGGGCACCTTTTCGGCGGATACCACCCTCGCGACCCGGAAGTCCATCCTCTTGAACGCGTCAATAGTGACTTCCTCCGCGCTGGCGGCTCCGGCGGAGCCCGCCTGCGGTGAGAAGCCTGTCGCCGCCGCTTGCGCGGGGGCGTTCCCACCGGCGGAGGTGATGGAGGCCGCGCTCTTCTTCGTAGCGTCTACAGGCGCCCTGGTCTCGGGGTCGATCCTCGGGAATAGCGGGCTGCCCCGGCGCGTCACGGTGCCTGGCTTGAGACCTCCCCACTCGGTGAGCTCACGGAACAGGCCCTCCCTCGGCGAGCCCTCCACTCCCAGCTGGGTCCATATCCTCTCCGGCGTGTCGACGAGATACGGGGTCAGCGCCACGCCCAGTATCCGCAGGCATTCGCCGAGGTAGTAAATGGCCGTGGCAGCCCTGCCGGTCTGGCCCTGTCTCATCAAGGCCCACGGCGCCACCTCGTCGATGTACTTGTTTGCGCGGGATACCAGTCGCCACAGGTTTGCTATCGCTCCCGAGATCTCGAGCCGCTCCATTGATTGCTCCATATCCCGCACGACGCTGCCCGCGAGCGTCCGGAGCTCGGCGTCCAGCGGCGTCTCCTCACCTGGCCCGGGGAACTTCCCCCCGAAGAACTTCTCCGCCATGACCAGGGTCCTGTAAAGAAGGTTGCCCAGATCGTTGGCGAGGTCGGAGTTTATCCTGGCGACCAGCGCGTCCTCGGAGTACACGCCGTCGGCGCCGAACGGTATCTCCCTCAGGAGGAAATGCCTTATCGCGTCCAGGCCGTACTTGTTTACGAGGGTCACGGGGTCGATGACGTTGCCCCTGGACTTCGACATCTTGCCTCCCTCGAGCACGAGCCAGCCGTGACCGAACACCTTCTTCGGGAGCGGCAGGTCCAGGGCCATCAGCATGATGGGCCAGATTATAGTGTGAAACCTTACTATCTCCTTGCCGACCAGGTGCACGTCGGCGGGCCAGTACTTCGCGAACCTCTCAGGGCTGGCGGGGAATCCCGCCGCCGTGATGTAGTTCGTGAGCGCGTCGAACCAGACGTAGACCACGTGCCTGGGGTCGTCCGGGAGCAGTATGCCCCAGTCGAACGTGGTCCTGCTCACACACAGGTCCTCGAGCCCGCTCTTGATGAAGCTCACCATTTCGTTCCGGCGGGAAGCCGGCTGGATGAAATCGGGGTTGTCCTCGATGTACTTCAGCAGGCGCCCCGCGTACTTGGACATGCGGAAGAAGTAGCTTTCCTCGCGGAGCCTTTCGAGAGGCTTGTCGTGGTCGGGGCACTTGCCGCCCTCAGACCCTTTGTACTGGGCTTCGGTGTAGTAGGCCTCGCAGTCGGCGCAATACCAGCCCTCGTACTGCGACTTGTATATGTCCCCCTTCGCTTCGATTCGCCTGAATACTTCCTGAACGGCGAGTTCGTGGCGCTTCTCGGTCGTCCTGATGAAATCGTCGTAGCTTATCTTCAGGGTCGACCACAGCTCCCTGATGCCGGCCACGATGTTGTCGACGAATTCCTGGGGCGTCTTCCCGGCCGCCTGCGCGCGCCTCTGGATTTTCTGGCCGTGTTCGTCAGTCCCGGTCAAAAAGAACACATCATACCCCTGGAGCCGTTTGAACCTCGCGATCGCGTCGGCCGCGACAGTCGTGTACGCGTGGCCGATGTGCAGCCTGTCGCTCGGGTAGTAAATCGGAGTTGTGATGAAGAACGACGGTTTGTTCTTACCTGCCGGACTCATGAGTATTTCCCCCTCAAAAGAAATGCCCCCGTCCTACAGGGACGAGGGATCTCGTGGTACCACCCTTGTTCGCGCCGGTATCGCTACCGCCGCCTCGGCGAGTGCCCGCCGGCACCCCGGCATTCTAACGGCTGCCGTCCGTCCGACCCTACTGCGCGCCGCCGGCGCTTTTAAGGTTGGAGCTCGGGGGCCATGTTCGGCCGTCCGCCCTCGCGCCGGCTTTCACCTGATCCGGCTCTCTACCGCGTGGCTCGCGACCTACTCTTCCCCCTCATCGCTGGAAGTAATCCAGTTAATGCTGAATATAGCGAACGCGACTGGCGATGTCAAGCTGAGCAGGTGAGTCCCACCAGGCGGAACAAGCCCCTCCATTTGTCGAACGGTTTTTCCAAGATTTTCTGCCAATCTGGTTGACTGTTATTGGGTTTTCTGGTATGTTCTTGTCAGGTTGTCGAAACGTGTAGAAAAGAGGTGACATCTCATGATGAAGTCCACCGGGATCGTGCGGAAAGTAGACGAGCTCGGGCGCGTGGTGATCCCCATCGAACTTCGGCGGACGCTGGACATTGAGGAAAAAGATTCACTCGAAATCTACGTGGACGGCGACAAGATTATCCTCCGTAAGTACGAGCCCGCCTGCGTGTTTTGTGGAAACGCGCAGAACGTCGAGCATTTTAAGGGGAAGAACGTCTGCAAGGGCTGCCTGGCGCAAATGTCGTCCAAGGTCGTCTGAACGAGTGTTGCTCCGGCCTCCGGACGCAGAGGGGGAGGAGAAATCCTCCCCTTCCGGTTTGTCGAGGCGTCTTCCGCCGTGCCGCCCGCGGCCACGCCATCCTCAGTCACGCTGTTTGAAGCCGAGCCCCGACCGGTAACCCC
It encodes the following:
- the ispE gene encoding 4-(cytidine 5'-diphospho)-2-C-methyl-D-erythritol kinase, coding for MDQITVKGHAKINLTLRILSLRGDGYHEVRSIMQKIDLCDDVVLTDRLDGLITVTCDNPDIPQNPKNGSYNIAARAAELLKQRFAPDRGADIFIRKRIPVAAGLGGGSSDAAACITGLARLWGLDITTEEMLQVGAEIGSDVPFALSPQTAFVHGRGEKVRVITPAPPFWMTLVKPAPSLLAAEAYAEFDNGGGSDGGDERLVLDGIISQDVERMAFGMGNALQGPVERLVPEVGSIIDRLKRFSPLCAIVSGSGPTVVAITRDREHAAEMLSGFEGERGIEHTMVVRSLHGGASI
- the cphA gene encoding cyanophycin synthetase; translation: MRLVDIRVVEGPNVHSRSPVVEMLIDLGKFDDVLTSEILEFTARILRLVPGLAEHYCSVGRPGGFVERLREGTLLGHVIEHVALELQALAGASVFYGKTRATSRKGVYRIVFESSEAGAAIQAGRAAVRLVQCVASGAPCDASRTVERIRRLILSGGLGPSTRAIADAARRSGIPVMRLDNSSLVQLGYGVHQRRVEATVTDLTSCVAVDVAKDKNLANSILRSSGIPVPAGDVAVTEAEARRLASDLGYPVVVKPVDGNQGKGVSLNLTSERELLDAYRFAKKYSKRVLIEKFVTGRHYRVLVVGGRVVAASERIPAHVVGDGIHSVRRLVEIANSDPRRGESHEKPLTKIRVDRIVVNTLARRGLSLEHVPEPGEIVYLRDNSNLSTGGIAIDVTDEVHPDTARTVARAAAIIGLDVAGIDVVMNSIYEPLGHENGAVIEVNAGPGIRMHHYPSHGRARDAGEAIVRHLFPPGSRSRIPLAAVTGTNGKTTVTRMISHVLTQHGLVTGMTTTDGVFIAGYKVLGGDTAGPRSARAVLMDPRVEAAVFETARGGILKWGLGFDQCDVAVVTNVTDDHLGQGGIDNLEDLSRVKSVVLDAVKPDGFAVLNADDPVVLNMIERCRRRIIFFTLSNDNLLVKRHLSAGGSAVILKRGMICVVTGDSERKVVQARCVPVCLRGRARHNIENTLAATAACVALGVPLATIRDALKYFGSDSENPGRLDFFSVGDVRVLVDYGHNAAALQRTIETLKAIRQRGRLIGVVTSPGDRRDEAVINLGRVAARGFDFIVLKEDSDLRGRKPGEIASLLGRGIVEAGRNLDDVEIVLDEGEAVRHAIRMARPGDLVAVFYEKYNVVLGALEDLRAEAISIQGVEGQALPTGTVPEQV
- a CDS encoding cyanophycinase — its product is MGRKVRGNLVIIGGAEDKDDDMEILRLVVRLAGGNEARMAIMTVASVDQEATGREYREIFLRLGVKSVEVLHVETRSDAARPGNAATLAESTGVFFTGGDQLRITSLLGGTRVYEALQRAYEQGVVIAGTSAGASAMSDTMIIEGEGDETPLNFAVRMAPGMGLLEEVVVDQHFAQRGRTGRLMLAVAQNPYILGVGIDEDTAIIVDPEARFRVAGSGTVTVIDGKRLAHSSVSEQDLYKPVAVLGAVVHTLAPGYGFDLSRREPLFPREVEETPSSDGGVR
- a CDS encoding Veg protein; the encoded protein is MASKGVLGDIRSGLEGHVGKRITVKTMKSRRRVQMDEGILERTYPNIFVVKVNASPVPRRVSYTYSDVLTRTVRIQVEGENNEFSVSALSKTA
- the rsmA gene encoding 16S rRNA (adenine(1518)-N(6)/adenine(1519)-N(6))-dimethyltransferase RsmA — protein: MKLTSPSVVAEVLRRHGLSLKRSLGQNFLVDENILAKVISAVDPRESDCVVEFGPGIGTLTVALAPLCRRVVAIELDRSLIPVAEAHTAHFGNVTVFRADAAKIDLKAAMERVEPATTAAAGGGAARPWKVVSNLPYYATSPIIVNVLFSGAPVNRLVFMVQKEVARRIVAGPGDEAYGAFSVACQYWTTPRVYSSVPRAAFMPAPEVDSAIVVMDVREEPPAGVADQAFFFKVVRASFGQRRKTLAAALRGLFGRDSVRGALESAGIEPARRAETLSIPEFAELARALGAEFAKGKTQC
- a CDS encoding DUF348 domain-containing protein, with amino-acid sequence MKEGEAGLSNSLIPYLGGANLSKAGIRVRTLVKNMADKRIGAAIAAAAVVALISGVALNSLNAGASVTVVADGRAVQVNRRGVPVAGILSDAGVRLEPGDVVSPDLSSLARPGSVIIVNRSLPVKVMVDGNSVDVRVAGTLVRDALAESGVELSLGDLVNPPPDTEVVSGMTISVTRLTEEIVTKKVAIPFQTERHEDSSLEIGISKVVQQGRNGLKEVVVRLLKRGGKVVSTATISEKMVQRPVPQVIAMGSSGVVSRGGHSIRFKKALEVVATAYTPGPESTGASADGYTSTGLRAGFGIVAVDPRVIPLGSRLYVDGYGFAVAGDVGGAIKGSRIDVCFESKMEALRWGRKRTKVYVL
- a CDS encoding TatD family hydrolase produces the protein MLIDSHAHLDMPDFDRDRDEVVERAAAAGVAIIVNVGFNRASSQRAMDLAGRYPGVYFAAGVHPHDAKEFVPADLARYRSMLSDPKAVAVGEIGLDFYRDLSPRPVQREVFRVFLRLAIDLGKPIIVHDRDAHDEVVAILKEEGAARVGGVMHCFSGDWPMARECLKMGFLVSFAGPVTYPNARRLGEVARLAPKDTIMVETDCPYLTPQAFRGKRNEPSFVVKVAEELGRLRGIPFNRIAELTSSNTRRVFGIPPS